From the Verrucomicrobiales bacterium genome, one window contains:
- a CDS encoding sugar transferase, translating into MSNWTQLDVELNNKFSKLIGRKLVAAGQNGQVQRGTTESTEAGLPLWKRVLDVTAILVTLPVTLTVCIPLAIFIKVVSPGPIFFRQERVGFRCKTFRLLKFRSMHCGADTAVHDKHLKQLMGAEKPMQKMDGNDSRLIPLGKWIRASGLDELPQLLNVLRGEMSLVGPRPCTTFEFANYETWQKERFNATPGLTGLWQVCGKNRTTFRQMVQMDIAYGKHKCLSLDLSIIVRTIPALVVQLLAARAAAKQTRMGSNGDAELAKAKSITENEDSAEGRSGRVRVLGA; encoded by the coding sequence ATGAGTAATTGGACGCAGTTAGATGTTGAGTTGAATAACAAGTTTTCGAAGTTGATTGGTAGGAAGTTAGTAGCAGCAGGTCAGAACGGTCAGGTCCAGCGTGGAACCACGGAAAGCACGGAAGCGGGGCTCCCACTCTGGAAGCGGGTTTTGGATGTGACAGCTATCCTAGTGACGTTGCCGGTGACTCTCACCGTTTGCATTCCCCTCGCCATTTTCATCAAGGTCGTTTCTCCGGGTCCTATCTTTTTCCGGCAGGAGCGTGTGGGTTTTCGCTGTAAAACGTTCAGGTTATTGAAATTTCGGTCGATGCATTGTGGAGCGGACACTGCGGTCCACGATAAGCATCTCAAGCAGCTTATGGGTGCTGAGAAGCCAATGCAGAAGATGGACGGCAACGACTCGCGACTGATCCCCTTGGGTAAGTGGATCCGGGCCAGTGGGCTCGATGAGTTGCCTCAGTTGCTTAACGTTCTGCGTGGTGAGATGAGTTTGGTGGGGCCGCGTCCTTGCACGACGTTTGAGTTTGCGAACTATGAGACGTGGCAGAAAGAGCGGTTCAACGCGACTCCGGGGCTCACTGGGCTCTGGCAGGTTTGTGGAAAGAACCGCACGACTTTCCGCCAAATGGTTCAGATGGACATTGCCTATGGGAAGCACAAGTGCCTCTCCTTGGACCTGTCCATCATTGTCCGAACGATTCCCGCGCTCGTTGTTCAACTCCTTGCGGCCCGAGCGGCTGCGAAACAGACCAGGATGGGCTCAAACGGCGATGCTGAACTAGCGAAAGCCAAATCAATTACGGAGAATGAAGACTCAGCTGAAGGTCGGAGTGGTCGGGTGCGGGTACTGGGGGCCTAA
- a CDS encoding fibronectin type III domain-containing protein, with translation MNMEVAKQRQWIALLLGSILVGLLQPQSQAEDVRLAWDPPIPPTNVSSYAVHIGTTSRQYNTVTNVGKGTNIVLKGLVPGRRYFIAASSINKQGRESRFSNELIVDVPDTYRLPVIAGITNLTLRRSQPSGVLPFRLANGVGASSNWTVEVSSSNPLLIPRENISLGGSATNRTIQISPVTGKVGIAAMMLSVTDGRQTNRSSFNVTVTDTNAPPVVDAGLGTTVRTNLSFMLRGRATDDGLPVTPGRLQVQWSKASGPGNVSFGNSNYALTTIRFSSPGLYRLRLTAFDGELTSSSEVVIRAQLVSDVTPPAITDLTVTDVSPTSIKLAWTTDELADDQVKYTTAGEGIPKFSLLNQTPKLIHTATVTNLAPGTTYTLYARSRDAGGNQTFSDPVIIETLHEALLVAEAGVTANNSSIPNGYAYDRDDLATDGSETAAFGIYAPLPDAYFVWARMASPSDIYQPFAVSINLGVADTFDPPEGSWNNSPQWVLLNGRNESAPLTLSPRTLELSAGHHTLVFSGKQARASVTRVLLSNNPDFVPADGEACCPVSSESGLPQLSLVVRSGWSMLACPLESQFPIIASLLPNPPSGTTFFRYDQEMGTFVQNQFDGVDWEDPEMPLHAGTGGLIYNPGDHFTWILRGGFVSTPDSVLSKLQIGQNFVALDTPKAGLLTKVLSGFTFKAGDSVQRMVGDNGTYQTYTYDGTSWDGIPVIDIGEAIFVTLVPR, from the coding sequence ATGAACATGGAAGTAGCAAAACAACGACAATGGATAGCGCTCCTCCTGGGATCGATCCTGGTCGGTTTGCTCCAACCCCAGAGCCAAGCCGAGGACGTCCGATTGGCCTGGGATCCCCCGATTCCCCCAACGAACGTCTCAAGCTACGCCGTGCACATTGGAACCACGTCTCGGCAATACAATACGGTGACGAATGTCGGTAAGGGTACTAACATTGTCTTGAAGGGCCTCGTTCCCGGCCGACGATACTTCATCGCTGCGTCTTCCATCAATAAACAAGGGCGTGAAAGCCGATTCTCCAACGAGTTGATTGTGGATGTTCCGGACACCTACCGGCTTCCGGTCATTGCCGGCATCACCAATCTCACTCTCCGACGCAGCCAGCCCTCGGGGGTGCTCCCTTTCAGGCTGGCCAACGGAGTGGGAGCAAGTTCCAACTGGACGGTCGAGGTCTCCAGTTCCAACCCACTGCTAATCCCCCGCGAAAACATTTCTTTGGGTGGGAGCGCGACGAACCGCACCATCCAAATCTCCCCCGTGACCGGGAAGGTGGGGATCGCCGCGATGATGCTCTCGGTGACCGACGGCCGCCAAACCAATCGAAGTTCGTTCAATGTCACCGTGACCGATACCAATGCCCCTCCGGTAGTCGACGCCGGACTCGGCACCACGGTGCGAACGAATCTGAGCTTCATGCTGCGCGGACGCGCCACCGACGATGGCCTGCCTGTCACACCGGGCCGGCTACAGGTTCAATGGAGCAAGGCGTCGGGCCCCGGGAACGTTTCCTTCGGAAACTCGAACTACGCGCTGACCACCATCCGGTTCAGCTCGCCCGGACTCTATCGTCTGCGACTCACAGCTTTCGATGGCGAGCTAACATCCTCCAGCGAAGTGGTCATCCGAGCCCAACTGGTCTCCGATGTCACCCCGCCCGCCATTACCGACCTGACCGTTACGGACGTGTCCCCCACAAGCATCAAGCTGGCTTGGACCACCGACGAGCTCGCCGATGATCAAGTGAAATACACCACTGCGGGGGAGGGCATCCCAAAATTCTCGCTCCTGAATCAGACTCCTAAGCTAATCCACACCGCCACCGTCACCAACCTTGCTCCCGGAACCACGTACACCCTGTATGCCCGATCCCGCGATGCCGGTGGCAACCAAACATTTTCTGATCCCGTGATCATAGAAACGCTCCACGAAGCTCTCCTCGTGGCGGAGGCGGGGGTAACCGCCAACAACTCCAGCATCCCGAATGGATACGCTTATGACCGTGACGATTTGGCCACCGATGGCTCCGAAACCGCCGCCTTCGGAATCTATGCTCCCCTTCCCGACGCCTACTTCGTGTGGGCGCGAATGGCTTCACCATCCGATATCTATCAACCGTTCGCAGTCTCCATAAACCTCGGCGTTGCCGATACTTTCGATCCTCCGGAGGGATCTTGGAATAACTCACCCCAGTGGGTTCTCTTAAACGGCCGCAATGAATCAGCTCCCCTGACCCTCTCTCCCAGGACGTTAGAGCTGAGCGCGGGGCACCACACGCTGGTTTTCTCGGGAAAGCAAGCCCGGGCGAGTGTGACTCGGGTGCTGCTCAGCAACAACCCCGACTTCGTGCCGGCCGATGGCGAGGCATGCTGTCCGGTATCCAGCGAGTCCGGACTTCCTCAACTCTCTCTGGTGGTCCGCAGCGGGTGGAGCATGCTGGCCTGCCCGTTGGAATCCCAGTTCCCCATCATCGCCAGTCTCCTTCCCAATCCGCCCTCGGGCACAACCTTCTTTCGCTACGATCAGGAGATGGGGACTTTTGTGCAGAACCAGTTTGATGGTGTGGACTGGGAAGACCCCGAGATGCCGCTGCACGCGGGCACGGGAGGCCTGATTTACAATCCAGGAGACCACTTTACCTGGATTCTCCGCGGAGGTTTCGTCAGCACTCCGGATTCGGTGCTTTCCAAGCTGCAGATTGGCCAGAACTTTGTAGCCTTGGACACACCGAAGGCTGGATTGCTTACCAAGGTGCTTTCCGGCTTCACCTTTAAGGCAGGAGACAGCGTTCAGCGGATGGTGGGCGACAACGGCACCTACCAGACGTACACCTACGATGGCACCAGTTGGGATGGGATTCCGGTCATCGACATCGGTGAAGCAATATTCGTCACGTTGGTTCCTCGCTAA
- a CDS encoding helix-turn-helix domain-containing protein: MKKALFDELLQSVKEAAAIERGSAKPSRTFEIKTPNDVTKIRNKLGVSQSRFAQLLGISENTLQNWEQGRRKPSGSAKILLKVAALHPEVILEAVA, from the coding sequence ATGAAAAAAGCACTTTTTGACGAACTGCTGCAGAGTGTTAAAGAAGCCGCTGCCATCGAGCGGGGTAGCGCAAAGCCTTCCCGGACGTTCGAGATCAAAACTCCTAACGATGTAACGAAGATCCGGAACAAACTGGGCGTTTCCCAGTCCAGGTTCGCTCAACTGCTGGGCATCAGCGAGAATACCCTGCAGAATTGGGAGCAGGGCCGCCGGAAGCCATCTGGCTCAGCGAAGATCTTGCTTAAAGTCGCGGCTTTACACCCAGAGGTGATCTTGGAAGCCGTCGCTTAG
- a CDS encoding DUF1592 domain-containing protein, which translates to MPPSPTIRILPAKIAALGCLLVLSVVAPCQAAEVDGAGADEAALRADARKIFKDNVAPFVKTYCTKCHGGGRAKANVNLEVALKDPGRGAAFLHWKKAVANVKVHDMPPEDAAKQPSDEERLQFIDWIGKLKYLSPKNPGPFVMRRLSKVEYANTLHDLYGVNTSLADSLPEEVVGEGYLNSISPLQTELFLEIANDVVEQIVAPEGGAPTAVQKRLFGRKPPKGADLRQAARQVARSLTREAYRRPPTETELDVLVDVFDLAREKDLDYTASLGLMLKAVLVSPQFLFIAPAEVVERDEQIVRLDDHHLAARLSYLLWSAPPDAELSALADKRELHKPKTLRTQVNRLLLHPRARALFDGFGAQWLRVNDLERQVFDPGLFPQMTPALRDAMIDEARLFFESIVHENQPVIRFVDSDYTFMNKPLAELYGLKSSATGPQMRRVKVKNPNRGGVLGMPATLAATSFPTRTSPVRRGVWVLEQLLGERVPPPPPDVPVLDAQEPTRVEGLTLRQRTELHTKDRVCANCHRMLDPIGFGLENFDAIGRWREKNEAGLAIDSAGRLPTGASFSTPAELKRLLAGRKSDLARNLTERLMAHALGRQLEGYDEVVIDQLMARIAGDEYRVRTIITEVIASYLFTHRRIEE; encoded by the coding sequence ATGCCACCATCGCCGACCATCCGGATTCTTCCCGCGAAGATTGCGGCCTTGGGCTGTTTGCTGGTCTTGTCAGTGGTGGCTCCGTGTCAGGCGGCGGAGGTCGACGGGGCGGGCGCGGATGAGGCGGCGCTCCGGGCCGACGCCAGGAAGATCTTCAAGGATAACGTGGCCCCCTTCGTGAAGACCTACTGCACGAAGTGCCACGGCGGTGGCCGCGCCAAGGCGAACGTCAACCTCGAGGTGGCGCTGAAGGATCCCGGCCGCGGCGCGGCGTTCCTGCATTGGAAAAAAGCCGTTGCGAACGTCAAGGTGCATGACATGCCACCGGAAGACGCAGCCAAGCAACCCTCCGACGAGGAGCGCCTCCAGTTCATTGACTGGATCGGCAAGCTCAAATACCTGAGCCCAAAAAATCCCGGCCCGTTCGTGATGCGCCGGCTGTCCAAGGTCGAGTACGCCAACACACTTCATGATCTCTACGGGGTGAACACGTCCCTCGCCGACAGCCTTCCGGAGGAAGTCGTCGGCGAGGGCTACCTCAACTCGATTTCTCCGCTGCAAACGGAACTGTTCCTCGAAATCGCCAACGATGTGGTCGAGCAGATCGTCGCTCCGGAAGGCGGGGCCCCGACCGCAGTTCAGAAAAGGCTTTTTGGCAGGAAGCCACCCAAGGGTGCCGATCTTCGCCAGGCCGCACGCCAGGTCGCACGCTCCTTGACCCGCGAGGCCTACCGCCGACCGCCCACCGAGACGGAACTGGACGTCCTCGTGGACGTCTTCGACCTCGCTCGCGAGAAGGACTTGGATTACACGGCATCGCTGGGGTTGATGCTCAAAGCGGTCCTGGTCTCTCCACAGTTTCTCTTCATTGCGCCCGCCGAAGTAGTCGAACGCGACGAACAGATCGTCCGCTTGGACGACCATCATCTGGCGGCGCGCCTGTCCTATCTGTTGTGGTCAGCGCCCCCCGACGCCGAGTTGTCCGCCTTGGCTGACAAGCGTGAACTGCACAAGCCCAAGACCCTGCGGACCCAGGTGAATCGGCTTTTGCTCCACCCTCGCGCACGGGCCCTGTTTGACGGATTCGGCGCCCAGTGGCTGCGTGTGAACGACCTGGAGCGCCAGGTTTTTGATCCTGGCCTATTTCCTCAGATGACGCCGGCGCTACGGGACGCGATGATCGATGAAGCCCGCTTGTTCTTCGAAAGTATCGTGCATGAGAACCAACCGGTAATCCGGTTTGTGGACAGCGACTATACTTTCATGAACAAGCCGCTCGCCGAGTTGTACGGGCTCAAATCCTCCGCGACAGGACCACAAATGCGCCGGGTTAAGGTGAAGAACCCCAACCGGGGCGGTGTCCTCGGCATGCCGGCCACGCTGGCGGCCACGTCGTTCCCCACCCGGACCAGCCCGGTTCGTCGGGGCGTGTGGGTGCTTGAGCAGCTGCTGGGCGAACGCGTGCCGCCGCCACCGCCCGACGTTCCCGTACTCGACGCTCAGGAACCGACGCGTGTGGAGGGCTTGACCCTGCGTCAACGGACCGAACTCCACACCAAGGACCGCGTTTGTGCCAACTGCCATCGGATGCTCGATCCAATCGGTTTCGGTCTAGAGAACTTCGACGCCATCGGCCGCTGGCGTGAGAAGAATGAAGCCGGACTCGCGATCGACTCGGCCGGAAGACTTCCCACGGGAGCAAGCTTCTCCACCCCCGCAGAATTGAAGCGCCTCCTGGCCGGTCGGAAGTCCGACCTGGCCCGGAATCTGACCGAACGGCTGATGGCTCACGCGCTCGGGCGACAGTTGGAAGGCTACGATGAGGTCGTCATCGACCAATTGATGGCCCGGATTGCCGGAGACGAATACCGGGTCAGGACGATCATTACCGAAGTCATTGCCAGTTACCTGTTTACCCATCGCAGGATCGAAGAATGA
- a CDS encoding DUF1552 domain-containing protein, which yields MSHPPLVNRRTFLKGVGVSLALPFFDSFGWAAGTTSAKPPVRLAFMYMPHGVIMDQFWPTSQEEFLNSPPPIIRSLQPIMDQCLMMKGISGVPTVPFGGAPHALELSTWLTARLPDADSRDRINISISADQIMANYVGAQTLLPSLELATMPQTWKENQEGLHEGYYNHCSFRSPTQPVPAETDPRNVLNRLFGKRGKEGKVTQANPLDRQMLDRVLGGARDLRRTLARGDQQKLDEYLDSVRSVERRIAAIETRQREAALEQNGVAPSKRHAHDSAPIEVKIPEGDKRSEYMQVMCDLIILAFQTDTTRVSTYISSRPNGASYPELGFSDQHHSQTHYGSDQEMIRKVAAINTLNVDQFAYMVKKMHALKEGEGTLLNNCIMLWGSGLEDGDKHRRDNLPFIIAGKGGGSIKTGRFLSIVQGNQGDLLTTLLSCAGIPLDRPIGIATKQLLEMKT from the coding sequence ATGAGTCACCCGCCTCTTGTGAATCGCCGCACTTTCCTCAAAGGAGTGGGCGTCTCCCTCGCGCTGCCGTTCTTTGATTCCTTCGGCTGGGCGGCCGGCACGACCTCAGCGAAGCCGCCGGTGCGCCTGGCGTTCATGTATATGCCGCACGGGGTGATCATGGACCAGTTCTGGCCCACGAGTCAGGAGGAGTTCCTCAACTCGCCGCCGCCCATCATCCGCTCCCTGCAGCCGATCATGGATCAGTGCCTCATGATGAAAGGCATCTCAGGCGTGCCGACCGTGCCCTTCGGCGGCGCTCCGCATGCGCTGGAGTTGTCCACCTGGCTCACCGCGCGGCTGCCCGACGCCGATTCGCGCGACCGCATCAACATCTCCATTTCCGCCGACCAGATCATGGCCAACTATGTCGGCGCCCAGACCTTGCTCCCTTCGCTGGAGCTGGCCACCATGCCCCAGACTTGGAAGGAGAATCAGGAAGGCCTGCACGAGGGATACTACAATCACTGCAGTTTCCGCTCGCCCACGCAACCCGTGCCGGCCGAGACCGATCCCCGCAATGTGTTGAACCGGCTCTTCGGAAAACGCGGCAAGGAAGGCAAGGTCACGCAGGCCAACCCGCTGGACCGTCAGATGCTCGACCGGGTGCTCGGCGGCGCGCGCGACCTGCGCCGTACCCTCGCTAGGGGAGATCAACAGAAACTGGACGAATACCTCGACAGTGTGCGCTCGGTGGAACGACGCATCGCCGCCATCGAAACCCGCCAACGCGAGGCGGCCCTGGAGCAGAACGGTGTCGCCCCCTCCAAACGCCACGCCCACGACTCGGCGCCCATCGAGGTGAAGATACCCGAGGGCGACAAGCGCAGTGAATACATGCAGGTGATGTGCGACCTGATCATCCTCGCCTTCCAGACCGACACCACGCGCGTCAGCACCTACATCAGTTCCCGGCCCAACGGCGCTTCCTACCCCGAACTGGGATTCTCCGACCAGCACCATTCGCAGACGCATTACGGCAGCGATCAGGAAATGATCCGCAAGGTGGCGGCCATCAACACGCTGAATGTGGATCAATTCGCCTACATGGTGAAGAAGATGCACGCTCTCAAGGAGGGCGAAGGAACCCTGCTCAACAACTGCATCATGCTGTGGGGCTCTGGCCTTGAAGACGGCGACAAACACCGCCGCGACAACCTCCCGTTTATCATCGCCGGAAAAGGCGGGGGATCCATCAAGACCGGCCGATTCCTCTCCATCGTGCAAGGCAACCAGGGCGACCTGCTCACGACGCTGCTGTCCTGTGCCGGCATCCCGCTGGATCGCCCGATCGGCATTGCGACCAAACAACTCCTCGAAATGAAAACCTAA
- a CDS encoding BON domain-containing protein has translation MKTILSLGTVLLLSVSPTQVLAAIPTISESDARIERSARSSYVFRNFLKYDSITVSSITGSVKISGTVADVVHRSLAEDTVASIAGVTNIENQVTVQSKTQGEESDGLTYSRVKTALRSDRDLVTSRIAVEVKDGLATLCGTASGLLQKDKAARIAKEIPGVLGVKNLLIIRAAALEKGEAEPVSIDDASLAALGKSALLLHRSTARVTAKIQTTHGVITATGAAKSPTEKAAVTRVLSQIIGSKGVVNQMHDESGESAASPLLPPTNLRIVVQ, from the coding sequence ATGAAGACCATCCTTAGTCTTGGGACAGTATTGCTGTTGAGCGTGTCGCCAACGCAAGTTCTCGCAGCGATACCGACGATTTCCGAAAGCGATGCCCGAATCGAACGCTCAGCGAGGTCGTCCTACGTTTTCAGGAACTTCCTGAAATACGACTCCATCACGGTAAGCTCGATCACTGGATCGGTGAAAATATCGGGAACTGTCGCCGACGTGGTGCACCGTTCGCTCGCCGAGGACACCGTGGCCAGCATCGCCGGGGTGACGAACATCGAGAACCAAGTGACCGTTCAATCCAAAACTCAGGGGGAGGAATCGGACGGATTGACCTACTCGAGAGTGAAAACTGCACTTCGGTCTGACCGCGACCTGGTCACAAGTCGGATCGCGGTGGAAGTGAAGGATGGATTGGCCACACTTTGCGGCACAGCCTCCGGGTTGCTACAAAAGGACAAGGCAGCACGGATCGCGAAAGAAATTCCGGGAGTCCTAGGGGTTAAGAACCTGCTCATTATTAGGGCGGCCGCCCTCGAAAAGGGAGAGGCCGAACCAGTATCCATCGACGACGCATCTCTAGCGGCTCTGGGCAAGTCAGCACTTCTCTTGCATCGATCCACGGCAAGGGTGACGGCCAAGATTCAGACGACGCATGGAGTCATCACCGCAACGGGAGCGGCCAAGAGCCCCACAGAAAAGGCAGCGGTGACCAGGGTCCTAAGCCAAATCATCGGCAGCAAGGGTGTTGTCAACCAGATGCATGATGAGTCAGGAGAATCCGCAGCGAGCCCCCTGTTGCCCCCCACAAATCTCCGGATCGTTGTTCAGTAG